ATGATCTCCGCCTCTGCCATCTGCGACATCGCCACCGTCAAGGGCGCGGCCCGCCGGCAGAACGAGCGTCTCAAACTCGCCTGGTCAATTTCACCGACTTACGCGGCCAGCAGGGGAGAGGTGGGTCTGCAACTGCGGCTGATGTTTTAGTGAGACTTCGGCAGTACACCACTCCCACATTGTCACCCCGAGCGCAGTGAGGAGTCTGCTTTTCTCTTTCCCGCCATGCCGCGCGGAAGATTCCATGGCGCATCCGATGCCCTCGACCCGCCGAGCGCACCCATCCCGCATTGTCACCCCGAGCGCAGCGAGGGGTCTGCTTTATTCTCCCCCGTTAGGTCACGCGGCATATATCACTGCGCATCCATGCCGCCCTGCTCCGCCAGCGAATACAGGATGTCCGCATAGAACGCAAATGGCCGCAACCGCTCTCCGCTGCCGCGATACTCAATAGCGCGCAGGCAGACCTTGACCCTCATGCGCCCCTGCTCCGCCGTGACCGTCATCCTCTCCGCATCGATTCGGCCGCCACTGTACTCATCGAAATGGCTCAGCAACGTGTCTGCCAACGGCCCGAGCGGAATGGCCAGCGAGTCGCCGGGCGTATCGCCGTCATAGGTCACGATGGTCATGACGCTGGTCGCGCTGTCGACCCGGCAGCGGACCTCGCCGGCGGTGTCGGCAGGTGTTGGGGTCGCGGGATTGAAGCGACGCCCGATGAGCATGCGCTCATAGCCGGCCACTGTCACGCTGGACTGCGGATCGGCGGACAACTCCAGAAAGGTCCGGCCGTCCAACCTCAGCGGGCGACGGTATTCGATGCCGAAAAGCCGGGTCACATCGGCGGGGTTCTTCGGGATGCTGCCGCCCCGCGGCGTCTCGCTGGCCAGCGATTCGCTGAACCAACCCTGAATTGCGTCGTATCCGTGCACCTCCCGCAGATAACCGATGATGGAACTGATCTGAATCGCATCATCGGGCTCAACCGGCGCCGGCGCTTTCTGAATCTTCGAGTCCGTCAGGATCTGATTCTTCTCCAGAAGGCCCTGCAGACGATTCACCTGGCTTCGTTCGGATACCTGAAATGCCCCCCACGGACCAAACGAGATCAACAGGGCGATCAACGCCAGGGTGGCGGGGATGACTTTAATGCTCTTCGTGCGGCTGGCGATGAAATAGACCGCCATCGCCGCCAGCCACGCACCGAGCACATACCCGATGAACCTCCCCTCCGTCAGGCCGTACTCCGTGACCCGCCGCGTGATCGCCAGCATGAGCATCACAATCGGCGGGATCATGATGACCCAGAACCACCGCGCCGCCGCCCGTATCCACACGTTTTCCGACTTTTCGCGGATGGGATGCAAAAGCACCAGCGTCGCAATTCCGCCCGCGGCGAAAAAGAGCGTCAGACGGCTCACCCAGCCCTGCGGCCAGCTCCACTGGATGACGATCTTCCCCAGATACGCATAAAGAATGATCAGGTAGACAAACATCAGCGGCAGGAGAATGTACTGCGCGAAGACCTTCAGCCCCTTCGGGTAGTCGGCGACTTCGTCGAGCGCATCCAGCTTCTCCGGAATGCCCGCGAGGAAAAACGAGGTGGCAAACAGGCCGACAATCAGAATCCAGAGTTCGCCGTACCGCCGCTCCGGCACGTCGATCCCGAACAGATTGTCCAACGCCGCCAGCGCGATGGCCAGCCCCGCAAACAGCGTCGCGGAGAAGAGTCCGGCCACCAGCAGGCGGAAAAGCAGGGTCTTCCCGTACTGCCAGAATCCGTTGGTCTGTCCGGGTTGCAGGTATGGCCCCACGATCAGGAACCCGACGAGAGCGACCAGCAGCAGCGCCAATCGTTGCGCGTGATACGCCGGGGCATTCGACATATCCATCGGCACAGTCAAACCGTAGCCGATCAGCAGAAGCACACCGAGCAACTGCATGGCCAGTGTCCGGCTCTTCGACCATCCGCGTCGCTCGGCCACCAGCACCGTCCCCGCCAGAAGCGGCAGCCCGAGAAGCGCGCCGAAGAGCACCGGGTAGAAGATGCTCGGCCCTCCGGTCTCCTCCTTCTCCACCAGCGCCAATGCCGCCAACGTGCCGAGCGCGGCGCAGGCCATGACCAGCGGAAAACGGCGGAACGTCTGCCGGGCCCCTTCAACGACTTGCTGGATGGACGGCAGTCTCATTGCGCACCTCGTGTCGGGATCTTACGCTTGCGGCTCAAGACCTCGATCTCATGCGGCGGCCACTCGCCGCAGGGAGCCAAGGAATCATTTCGGAAACGCTCCACAAGGCGAAAGTGCGTGGCCAATTCGATCGTGGGCGGCCCGGCGCCTGTGAGATTCGGCATAGATGGTGAAGCAGGGGCGACAAAGCGATGCGGCCCGAAAAGAAAGCGGGCCGCGACCGCGTACGCCGGCACGACCCGCAGACCATCCGTGGTCAATCCCGGAGAAGGGTGTTCCTGACGGTTATACGGTCGCATCGTCATCCGCGTTACGGTCGGACCGTTTTGGTCATACTACGGCCGGATAATGATCGGCGTACCATCCCGAACAAAGTTCCAGATCTCCTCTCCCGGGCGCTTTTGATCACCACAACGCTGTCCGCAGTGATGCGCGACGAGTCGGCGGACGGCTCCATGGCCGCCCTCATCGAGGTTGACGCCAGCACGCAACCGAACACCACGGCCAGCCATCGCCATGCCATGCCCCTGATACACCCGAACGCGCAATAGCGACCGTACTTATGTGCATAGGATTCATCTGGCATGACCAGTCCGGTCTCTCAATCGGGAGAAACAGAGTGCCAACCGCCCCGCGGACCATCCGGGCGCAGGCGATAACATCGTTTAGCGCGTCGCCGTGCGCCCTCAGTCTGCAATGGCAGGCCGATGGCGACGCTGCCGGGGATTTCTTCGGGTTCTATGTCGACGGCAACGCCGACTTCGACGGTGACGGCAAGCGCGATTTGCTCGTCGGCGCCCCCGGTCACACCGCGCCGGGCGCAACGGCGCCACCGATGTTGTCGATGTCGTCAGGATCGTCAACGTCGCCTTCCGCGGCGGTCACCCGGCGGTGGGATTTTGTCAGCCGTGTCGGTAAATCGGGGTTAAGTTGAATCGTGATGAACGGGCCGGCCTCCGCTCGCTGGGTCTGCGCCGCGCTGGGCGCGATCATGCTGGGATTGACGCTCCCGGCGTCCGGATGGTCCGCGGATCCACTGACGCTTGCGTCCTTCCGGCGCCCCGATGGATCGCTGGACATCTCCGCGTTGCGCGACTCCAGTCTGAACCATTCGATCGATATCTCCGCTATGGAACTCGGCGGACCGAACCACGGCGCGTCGCTGGCCCCCTGCGCCTGGAGCGCCACGCCGGCCGGCGTCAACAATTGGGTGTACGCGCTGGCCATCCACAACAACGATCTCTATGCCGGAGGATTATTCACCACGGCCGGTGGCACGACCGTCAATCGCATCGCGCGCTGGGATGGCGTCGCCTGGAATCCACTGGGCGGCGGCATGAAC
This genomic interval from bacterium contains the following:
- a CDS encoding DUF4153 domain-containing protein, which encodes MRLPSIQQVVEGARQTFRRFPLVMACAALGTLAALALVEKEETGGPSIFYPVLFGALLGLPLLAGTVLVAERRGWSKSRTLAMQLLGVLLLIGYGLTVPMDMSNAPAYHAQRLALLLVALVGFLIVGPYLQPGQTNGFWQYGKTLLFRLLVAGLFSATLFAGLAIALAALDNLFGIDVPERRYGELWILIVGLFATSFFLAGIPEKLDALDEVADYPKGLKVFAQYILLPLMFVYLIILYAYLGKIVIQWSWPQGWVSRLTLFFAAGGIATLVLLHPIREKSENVWIRAAARWFWVIMIPPIVMLMLAITRRVTEYGLTEGRFIGYVLGAWLAAMAVYFIASRTKSIKVIPATLALIALLISFGPWGAFQVSERSQVNRLQGLLEKNQILTDSKIQKAPAPVEPDDAIQISSIIGYLREVHGYDAIQGWFSESLASETPRGGSIPKNPADVTRLFGIEYRRPLRLDGRTFLELSADPQSSVTVAGYERMLIGRRFNPATPTPADTAGEVRCRVDSATSVMTIVTYDGDTPGDSLAIPLGPLADTLLSHFDEYSGGRIDAERMTVTAEQGRMRVKVCLRAIEYRGSGERLRPFAFYADILYSLAEQGGMDAQ
- a CDS encoding integrin alpha, whose product is MPTAPRTIRAQAITSFSASPCALSLQWQADGDAAGDFFGFYVDGNADFDGDGKRDLLVGAPGHTAPGATAPPMLSMSSGSSTSPSAAVTRRWDFVSRVGKSGLS